The Streptomyces rubrogriseus genomic sequence TCAAGGAACGCCAGGAAAAGCTGAACGACGACGTGGACTCCGTCCTGGACGAAATCGACGATGTCTTGGAGGAGAACGCAGAGGATTTCGTTCGCAGCTTCGTTCAAAAGGGTGGGCAGTAAGCCCAATTTGCCTTTGAATCGAAGGTTGCAACGGGGGTCTGTAAGTGTCCGACGCGTGTGAAGCCAAGAAGTGTTCGCGGTGCCAGGAGAGCAAACCGCGCGCGGCTTTCGCGAGCAACAAGTCCATGCGTGATGGTCTTCAGGCGTACTGCCGGGAGTGCTCCGCGGAGTACTACCGGCAGCGCCAGAGGGCCAAGGGGCGGGCAGTGCGTGAGAAGGTGCCTGTCCCGCCGGGACACAAGCACTGCAGGGGCTGCGGCGAGGTAAGGCCCCATAGCGAGTGGCATCGAAAGACCAGTGCGCCCGATGGCCTGGCAAGCCGCTGTAAGGCCTGCAAGGCAGCTACTGATCCGGCAGGACACCTTCGTCGAAAGTACGGCCTCACTGAAGCTCAGCGCGACGAGATCGTGGCCTCTCAGGCGGGGGTGTGCGTGATCTGCCTGAAAGCCCCCGCCGTGCAAGTGGATCACTGCCACAAGACGGGTAGGGTCCGTGGCGTACTGTGCTTCAACTGCAATTCAGGCCTCGGTCTGTTGAGGGATGACCCCGACGCGATGTACCGAGCTGCCGACTACCTGGAAGGAATCGCGTGGAAGCCAACACTCGTAGCACCGGGCGTCTACCAGCTGCCTTCCTGACGCCCGGGTCCTCCTCTTTCATGGACTTCCTCGGGGAGCACCAGCCGGAGATCCTCCCGGGCAACCGGCAGCTCCCGCCGGTGCAGGGCGTCATCGAGGCACCGCACGGCACCACGATCGTGGCGGTCACGTTCCCCGGCGGTGTCGTGCTCGCCGGTGACCGGCGGGCCACCATGGGCAACATGATCGCCCAGCGGGACATCGAGAAGGTCTTCCCGGCCGACGAGTACTCGGCGGTGGGCATCGCCGGCACGGCCGGCCTGGCCGTGGAGATGGTGAAGCTGTTCCAGCTGGAGCTGGAGCACTTCGAGAAGGTCGAGGGCGCGCAGCTGTCCCTGGAGGGCAAGGCGAACCGCCTGTCGACGATGATCCGGTCCAACCTGGGCATGGCGATGCAGGGGCTGGCCGTGGTGCCGCTGTTCGCGGGGTACGACGTGGACCGGGGCAGGGGCCGCATCTTCTCGTACGACGTGACGGGTGGCCGGTCAGAGGAGCGGAACTACGCGACCACGGGTTCGGGCTCGGTCTTCGCGCGCGGTGCGATGAAGAAGCTGTTCCGTGACGACCTGACCGAGGAGCAGGCGACGACGCTCGTGGTGCAGGCGCTGTACGACGCGGCTGACGACGACTCGGCGACCGGTGGTCCCGATGTCGCCCGCCGGATCTATCCGATCATCACTGTGATCACCGAGGACGGTTTCCGCCGGCTCGGTGAGGACGAGGCCGCGGAGCTGGCCGGCTCGGTGCTGCAGGCCCGGCTCGAGCAGCCCGACGGTCCGCGGGCCGCGCTGCTGTAGCGGGCGCGGGTCTTCGTTGTCAGGTGGTCCAGTGATTTCGACAGGAAGGGACGGATAACCGGTGTCGACGCCGTTCTATGTATCTCCTCAGCAGGCGATGGCGGACCGGGCGGAGTACGCCCGCAAGGGCATCGCGCGTGGCCGCAGCCTGGTCGTGCTGCAGTATGCCGACGGCATCGTGTTCGTCGGTGAGAATCCGTCCCGTGCGCTGCACAAGTTCAGTGAGATCTACGACCGGATCGGCTTCGCGGCCGCCGGTAAGTACAACGAGTACGAGAACCTGCGGATCGGCGGGGTGCGCTATGCCGATCTGCGGGGTTACACCTATGACCGTGACGATGTGACGGCGCGGGGTCTGGCGAACGTGTACGCGCAGACGCTGGGCACGATCTTCTCCAGCCAGGCCGAGAAGCCGTACGAGGTGGAGCTGGTCGTCGCGGAGGTCGGGGACAGTCCGGAGAACGACCAGATCTACCGGCTGCCGCACGACGGTTCGATCGTGGACGAGCACGGTTCGGTGGCGGTCGGGGGCAACGCGGAGCAGATCAGCGGGTATCTGGACCAGCGGCACCGGGACGGCATGACGCTGGCCGAGGCGCTGAAGCTGGCGGTGCAGGCGCTGTCCCGTGACACCAACGGGACCGAGCGGGAGATTCCGGCGGAGCGGCTGGAGGTCGCGGTGCTGGACCGGACGCGTCCGCAGCAGCGCAAGTTCAAGCGCATCGTGGGCGGGCAGCTGTCGCGGCTGCTGGAGTCGGGGGCGGCGGCGGGTGCGGCGTCGGCGGACAGTGAGGCCGAGGCCGAGGCCGAGACCGACTCCGGATCGGACGAGGAGTAGGCGCCACCTGGGCCCGCCTCACCGAGGCGGGGCCGTGGACCCCCGTACCACCAGGCTGACCGGCAGGTCCCCCTTCTCGGGGGGCCTGCCTTCCAGTACCGCGAGCAGTGCGCGCATGCCCCGTTCGCCGAAGGCTTCCGCGTCGAGGCGGACGGTGGTGAGTTCGGGGTCGATGGCGGTGGCGAGGCCGAGGTCGTCGAGGCCGGTGACGGAGAGGTCGTCGGGGACGCGGAGTCCGGCCCGGCGGACGGCCTTGTAGGCGCCGGCCGCCAGTTTGTCGTCGTCGCAGACCAGTGCCGTGGGCCGGGGCCCGGGCGCGGCGAGGGCGGCTTCCGTGGCCCGCAGGGCGCCCTCGATCGAGATGGGGGCGCGGATCGTGCGCAGTTCGGTGCCGGGGACGGGGGCGAGCCGTGAGACCAGTTCGCGGGCGCGTACCTCGAAGGTCCAGGAGGGGATGTCCGCGGCGAGGTGGAGGAAGCTGCGGTGGCCCAGGGACAGCAGGTGCTCGGTGACCTGGCGGATGCCGTCGGCGATGTCGAGGTTGACGGTGGCGGCGCCCAGGCTGCCCTCGGGGTCGCTGTCGAGCATGACGAGGGGGAGTTGGTCGCCCCGGATGGCGGTCAGGGCGTCGGCGGCCATGGAGGAGGCGATGACGCCGTCCAGTGCGGCCTGGGCGGAGGCGAAGGGGTCGCGGGCGGGGCCGACGCCCTCGGGTGAGGGGTAGAGGACGACGCCGAAGCCGTGTGCGGCGGCGACCCGTGCGGCGCCGGTGTACACCTCGGCGAAGAACTCCGTGGTGAGCGCGGGGACGACCAGCAGGACGGTGCGGGTGCGGCCGAGGCGCAGGTTGCGTGCGGCGAGGTTGGGGCGGTAGCCGAGTTCCAGCGCGGCGTCGCGGACTCGCTGGGCCGTGGGTTCCGACACGCGGCCGCGCCATTTGTCGCCGAGGACCAGGGAGACCGCTGCCTGGGAGACGCCGGCGGCCTGGGCGACGTCCCGGCTCGTGGGGCGGGTGCTGCCTCGTGCCACCGTTCGCCTGCGCTTTCGTCTGGACTGCTGAACTGGCGACATGGTACGTATGGCGAGAGAAGTTATACGTAACACTTGCTGGAGTGGGACAGGGAGGTGCGTCGTGGTCGCCGGGTATCTGGACATCCTCCGGGCGAGGCATGCCGTGCGGCTGCTCGTCGGCACGCTGGTCGGGCGGTTGCCCAACGCCACAGCGGCGATCGCGATCGTGCTGTTCGTGCGGGCCGAGGGGGGTTCGTACAGCCTCGCGGGGGCGCTGGCGGCGGTGTACGGCGTCGCGAACGCCGTGGGCCAGCCGGTGCTGGGGCGGTTGGTGGACCTGCACGGGCAGCCGCGGGTGCAGCTGCCGGCCGCGGTGCTGTCGGGGCTGGCGATGGCCGTGTTCGCGTTTGCGGGGACCGGGACGGCCGCGATGGCGTACCTGTCCGTGGGGGCCGCGGGGCTGTTCACGCCGCCGCTGGAGGGCGGGCTGCGGGCGCTGTGGCCGAGCGTGCTCCGCAAGGAGGACCAGGTGCACACGGCGTACGCGATGGACGCCGTGGCACAGGAGGTCATGTTCACCGTCGGGCCGCTGCTGGTGACGGTGTGCGTGTCGCTGTGGTCGCCGCAGGCGGCGCTGCTGGTGCTGAACGGTGTCGGTGTGCTGGGTGCGCTGTCGGTGGTCGTGTCGCCGCCCTCGCGCGCGTGGCGGTCGGCGCCCCGGGAGGCGCACTGGCTGGGTGCGCTGCGTTCGGGCGGGCTGCTGGCGCTGCTGGGGGCGTTCCTGTTCATCGGGATGGCGCTCGGGTCGATCACGGTCGCCTCGGTGCCGTACGCCGACGGGCACGGGGGCGACGCCGTGTACGGGTGGCTGATGGCGGCGCTGGGGCTCGGTGCGCTGGTGGGCGGAGCGGTCTACGGGGCGCGGCAGTGGGCCGGTGAGCCGGCGCGGCGGCTGCGGGTGCTGGTGGCGCTGCTGGCGGTCTGCTACCTGCCGCTGATGCTGATGCCGGGCGCGGTGGCCATGGTGCTGCTCACGGTCCTTGCGGGGGTCTTCCTCGCGCCGTGCATCGCCTGCGCGTTCGTGCTCGTCGACGTGCACGCGCCGCGGGGGACGGTGACG encodes the following:
- a CDS encoding ubiquitin-like protein Pup, translated to MATKDTGGGQQKATRSTEEVEEQAQDAQASEDLKERQEKLNDDVDSVLDEIDDVLEENAEDFVRSFVQKGGQ
- a CDS encoding LacI family DNA-binding transcriptional regulator, encoding MARGSTRPTSRDVAQAAGVSQAAVSLVLGDKWRGRVSEPTAQRVRDAALELGYRPNLAARNLRLGRTRTVLLVVPALTTEFFAEVYTGAARVAAAHGFGVVLYPSPEGVGPARDPFASAQAALDGVIASSMAADALTAIRGDQLPLVMLDSDPEGSLGAATVNLDIADGIRQVTEHLLSLGHRSFLHLAADIPSWTFEVRARELVSRLAPVPGTELRTIRAPISIEGALRATEAALAAPGPRPTALVCDDDKLAAGAYKAVRRAGLRVPDDLSVTGLDDLGLATAIDPELTTVRLDAEAFGERGMRALLAVLEGRPPEKGDLPVSLVVRGSTAPPR
- a CDS encoding MFS transporter, with translation MVAGYLDILRARHAVRLLVGTLVGRLPNATAAIAIVLFVRAEGGSYSLAGALAAVYGVANAVGQPVLGRLVDLHGQPRVQLPAAVLSGLAMAVFAFAGTGTAAMAYLSVGAAGLFTPPLEGGLRALWPSVLRKEDQVHTAYAMDAVAQEVMFTVGPLLVTVCVSLWSPQAALLVLNGVGVLGALSVVVSPPSRAWRSAPREAHWLGALRSGGLLALLGAFLFIGMALGSITVASVPYADGHGGDAVYGWLMAALGLGALVGGAVYGARQWAGEPARRLRVLVALLAVCYLPLMLMPGAVAMVLLTVLAGVFLAPCIACAFVLVDVHAPRGTVTEAFSWLVTTFTVGASVGTGLAGPVVEHGGALWGFAVPGAAGFVSLLVLACTGRVLAAPVREAVVAASSENDPNRAVEPRFSSGHQA
- a CDS encoding endonuclease VII domain-containing protein → MRDGLQAYCRECSAEYYRQRQRAKGRAVREKVPVPPGHKHCRGCGEVRPHSEWHRKTSAPDGLASRCKACKAATDPAGHLRRKYGLTEAQRDEIVASQAGVCVICLKAPAVQVDHCHKTGRVRGVLCFNCNSGLGLLRDDPDAMYRAADYLEGIAWKPTLVAPGVYQLPS
- the prcB gene encoding proteasome subunit beta — encoded protein: MEANTRSTGRLPAAFLTPGSSSFMDFLGEHQPEILPGNRQLPPVQGVIEAPHGTTIVAVTFPGGVVLAGDRRATMGNMIAQRDIEKVFPADEYSAVGIAGTAGLAVEMVKLFQLELEHFEKVEGAQLSLEGKANRLSTMIRSNLGMAMQGLAVVPLFAGYDVDRGRGRIFSYDVTGGRSEERNYATTGSGSVFARGAMKKLFRDDLTEEQATTLVVQALYDAADDDSATGGPDVARRIYPIITVITEDGFRRLGEDEAAELAGSVLQARLEQPDGPRAALL
- the prcA gene encoding proteasome subunit alpha gives rise to the protein MSTPFYVSPQQAMADRAEYARKGIARGRSLVVLQYADGIVFVGENPSRALHKFSEIYDRIGFAAAGKYNEYENLRIGGVRYADLRGYTYDRDDVTARGLANVYAQTLGTIFSSQAEKPYEVELVVAEVGDSPENDQIYRLPHDGSIVDEHGSVAVGGNAEQISGYLDQRHRDGMTLAEALKLAVQALSRDTNGTEREIPAERLEVAVLDRTRPQQRKFKRIVGGQLSRLLESGAAAGAASADSEAEAEAETDSGSDEE